A genomic segment from Glycine soja cultivar W05 chromosome 18, ASM419377v2, whole genome shotgun sequence encodes:
- the LOC114397129 gene encoding UDP-glycosyltransferase 91A1-like has product MRIVDSLSAENNTGVSDAYRYGASAENCDIVVIRGCTEFQPEWFQVLENIYRKPVLPIGQLPSTDPVGGEDTDTWRWVKDWLDKHARGSVVYVAFGSEAKPRQDEVTEIALGLEKSKLPFFWALRLQRGPWDPDVLRLPEGFEERTKALGVVCTTWAPQLKILGHMAVGGFCYKNMYKEKNNLKIIGGEYTEKRPTHIFPLVQINKYVN; this is encoded by the coding sequence ATGAGAATTGTAGACAGTTTGTCGGCCGAAAACAACACCGGCGTATCCGACGCGTACCGGTACGGTGCCAGTGCTGAGAACTGTGACATCGTGGTGATTAGAGGATGCACCGAGTTCCAACCGGAGTGGTTTCAAGTGCTGGAGAATATTTACCGGAAACCGGTTCTCCCCATTGGGCAACTCCCTAGTACTGACCCTGTTGGGGGTGAGGATACCGACACGTGGCGGTGGGTGAAGGATTGGCTGGACAAGCATGCGCGTGGGAGCGTGGTGTACGTGGCGTTTGGAAGCGAAGCGAAACCAAGGCAGGACGAAGTGACAGAGATAGCTTTGGGTTTGGAGAAATCGAAGCTTCCATTTTTCTGGGCGCTGAGGCTTCAGCGTGGGCCGTGGGACCCAGATGTGTTGCGGTTACCAGAAGGGTTCGAGGAGCGGACCAAAGCGCTTGGAGTTGTGTGCACCACTTGGGCGCCGCAGTTGAAGATTTTGGGGCACATGGCGGTTGGTGGCTTCTGTTATAAGAATATGTACAAGGAAAAGAATAACCTCAAAATAATAGGTGGAGAATATACAGAAAAAAGACCAACTCACATCTTCCCATTGGTACAAATTAACAAATATGTGAATTAG